The stretch of DNA ATTGACTTTATCCACTATACATTTTAATCTGATTCTATAGGCAGGAATAAATAGGACTGGAGCTTGTCATCATGCAAATTATGAGAGCAAATGAATTCAATGATCAATATGTACGGGAGAAGTTCAGCAAAACATTCGTAGATGGTTTTGGCAAAGATCTTCGCTATTTCGCAGAGGATAAGGAAAAACTAGCAAAAGCGCTCGAGCATATGTTTATTCTTGAGAATTTTTATATAGCAGTGGTGGATGAAGATATTGCTGCAATCACCTTTTGTGCTAATGGAGATAATCTGGCTATCCAACATAATAAGAAAGAATTACGAAAACATCTTGGCTGGCTAAAGGGAACCATTGCGAATGTTGTTTTCAAAAAAGAATTTCAGAAACCATCGGTAAAAACAGGTGATAAGATTGCTAATTTAGGATTTGTTGCCACAGCTGACAAATATCGCCGCCAAGGCATTGCTTCTACATTAATGAACTATATCCTTTCCTTACCGGAATACGAGACGTTTTTATTAGAAACGATTGCCGATACCAATACAAGTGCGCTAAAACTCTATAAAAACCTCGGATTTAAAGAAATAAAACGAACCAAACAGAAACATACAAAGTTTAGTGGGATTAATTACTATATTGATATGGAATACAAGAAAAATGAATAACAAAAAGTCGTATCCACATAAAGATACGACCTTTATTATTTAACCCCTTTTGTTCTTAACACTTACCACGCTGTATGGAAAGTTCCTTTTTTATCCACTCGCTCATACGTATGTGCACCAAAATAGTCCCGCTGTGCTTGAATCATATTGGCGCCACTTTGAGAAGAGCGGTACCCATCATAGTAAGTTAAAGATGCTCCTAAACTTGGTAAGGAAAGTCCACTTTCCATCCCTTTTATAACAACTTTACGTAATGAAGCTTGATAGTCATTCATCTTCTCTTGGAAGAATGGCGATAGCAATAAGTTCGGTAGTTGTTTATCTGCTTTAAATGCATCACTAATTTCATTCAGAATACCAGCTCGGATAATGCATCCACCTCTAAATATCAACGCAATTTCTTCTAGTTTTAAATCCCAACCATAGGCTTCAGATGCTTGCTTATATTGGTGAAACCCTTGTGCATACGCACATATTTTGCCCATAAACAGTGCTTTTCTCACAAGTTCTAACCACGCTTGCTTATCGAGGTCTTGGTCTAGTTTCGTTGGACCTGACAACATTTGATCCGCCCGTACACGTTCTTCTTTTAAGCCCGATAAGAATCGTGCAAATACTGATTCTGTAATAATAGATAACGGAACACCTACATCCAATGCATTTTGGCTTGTCCATTTCCCAGTACCTTTTTGACCGGATTTATCTAAAATAACATCAACCATTGGCTTATTCGTTTCTTCATCGACATGCGTTAAAATATCACTCGTTATTTCCATTAAATAGCTTTCTAGTTCTCCTTCATTCCACTCACGAAATGTAGTTGCGATTTCTTCAACTGATAGACCCAGTCTTTCACGCAAGAACTGATAAGCCTCTGTGATCAGCTGCATATCAGCATATTCAATGCCGTTATGCACCATTTTCACATAATGTCCAGAACCTTCTTTACCTAAATAACCACAACATGCTTTACCATCAACTTGTGCTGCTATTTTTTCTAAGATAGGTGCAACTTCTTGATATACTTTTTCATCACCACTCGGCATAAGTGCTGGTCCATGAAGCGCTCCTTCTTCTCCACCAGAAACACCTACACTGACAAAATGTATACCAGCTTCTTTTAAGCGATGATAA from Oceanobacillus iheyensis HTE831 encodes:
- a CDS encoding GNAT family N-acetyltransferase, whose product is MQIMRANEFNDQYVREKFSKTFVDGFGKDLRYFAEDKEKLAKALEHMFILENFYIAVVDEDIAAITFCANGDNLAIQHNKKELRKHLGWLKGTIANVVFKKEFQKPSVKTGDKIANLGFVATADKYRRQGIASTLMNYILSLPEYETFLLETIADTNTSALKLYKNLGFKEIKRTKQKHTKFSGINYYIDMEYKKNE
- the gnd gene encoding decarboxylating NADP(+)-dependent phosphogluconate dehydrogenase is translated as MNSIGVFGLGVMGANLAMNMANKGEKVAVYNYTSDLTEKFKSNFTSDNAEAHYDLERFVNSLEKPRKVFLMVTAGPVIDSVIDSLVPLLDKDDIMMDGGNSNFNDSNRRYHRLKEAGIHFVSVGVSGGEEGALHGPALMPSGDEKVYQEVAPILEKIAAQVDGKACCGYLGKEGSGHYVKMVHNGIEYADMQLITEAYQFLRERLGLSVEEIATTFREWNEGELESYLMEITSDILTHVDEETNKPMVDVILDKSGQKGTGKWTSQNALDVGVPLSIITESVFARFLSGLKEERVRADQMLSGPTKLDQDLDKQAWLELVRKALFMGKICAYAQGFHQYKQASEAYGWDLKLEEIALIFRGGCIIRAGILNEISDAFKADKQLPNLLLSPFFQEKMNDYQASLRKVVIKGMESGLSLPSLGASLTYYDGYRSSQSGANMIQAQRDYFGAHTYERVDKKGTFHTAW